One window of the Gloeocapsa sp. PCC 73106 genome contains the following:
- a CDS encoding CBASS cGAMP-activated phospholipase, protein MSSKKSTRSFRILSLEGGGIMGAFSASVLATLESVTNCRCVEHFDLITGTSTGGIIAIGLGLGMSAQEILEFYKNNGEQIFPNTGFTRKLFNSVRHLFQPKHSQDNLRQALHGAFQDRKFGESQCRLVIPTYDAIRGRIFLMKTAHHERFRYDINAKAVDVALATSAAPTYFSAAPFPTHQGASYVDGGVWANCPALVGLVEAMHFLNVQPQEIDILNIGTISSPFSVSQNAQSGIFGWGKGLINIFMNAQVESSRAMSSLLTNDGFFNINYSAEEGIFSLDDSSKINYLINLGRGKAVENNILEPVQQRFLNRQKVEPFSPLHSV, encoded by the coding sequence ATGTCTTCAAAAAAATCGACAAGAAGCTTTCGCATTTTAAGCCTTGAAGGGGGCGGCATCATGGGGGCATTTTCAGCCTCAGTATTGGCTACACTGGAAAGTGTAACGAATTGCAGATGTGTTGAGCATTTCGATTTAATTACTGGTACTTCAACAGGGGGCATTATTGCTATTGGGTTAGGATTAGGAATGTCTGCCCAAGAAATTCTTGAATTTTACAAAAATAATGGAGAGCAAATCTTTCCTAATACTGGTTTCACTCGTAAGCTATTCAATTCTGTCCGACATCTTTTTCAACCTAAACACTCTCAAGACAATCTTCGTCAAGCTTTACATGGGGCTTTTCAAGATAGGAAATTTGGAGAATCACAATGCCGTCTTGTCATTCCTACCTATGATGCCATAAGGGGACGGATATTTCTCATGAAAACGGCTCATCACGAGCGTTTTAGATATGATATTAACGCTAAAGCGGTTGATGTTGCTCTAGCGACTTCGGCTGCACCGACTTATTTCTCTGCTGCACCATTTCCCACACATCAAGGAGCAAGCTATGTAGATGGAGGAGTCTGGGCAAATTGTCCTGCTTTAGTCGGTTTAGTAGAAGCTATGCACTTTTTAAATGTTCAACCACAAGAAATTGACATCCTTAATATCGGTACAATCTCTTCTCCCTTTAGTGTTTCGCAAAATGCCCAATCAGGAATTTTTGGATGGGGAAAAGGTTTAATCAACATTTTTATGAATGCTCAAGTTGAATCTTCTCGCGCTATGAGTTCTTTATTAACTAATGATGGTTTTTTCAATATTAATTATAGTGCAGAAGAAGGAATATTTTCGTTAGACGATTCTAGTAAAATTAACTACTTGATCAATCTAGGAAGAGGTAAAGCCGTTGAAAACAACATTTTAGAACCCGTTCAGCAACGTTTTCTAAACAGGCAAAAGGTTGAACCTTTTAGTCCTCTACATTCTGTATGA
- a CDS encoding carbohydrate-binding protein: MNTELIFRYLGGIYKSKEERDYKQGDIVKYSNNLFKCIQPHTTQSDDNWNPINTPALWKKI; the protein is encoded by the coding sequence ATGAACACGGAATTGATATTCAGGTATCTAGGTGGAATATATAAGTCTAAGGAAGAAAGAGACTATAAACAAGGTGATATAGTAAAGTACAGTAACAACCTTTTTAAATGTATACAGCCACATACTACCCAGAGCGATGATAACTGGAATCCAATAAACACTCCAGCCCTATGGAAGAAAATATAA
- a CDS encoding transposase produces the protein MGNWRIPWNYRVYRGKGHPSPAELGRRLLKSLPKEMRKTFKIMVLADSAFGSVAFLTTVRHLKLYAIVGVPKTRKLVDGRSLAQLHKGGQHLYLKDLPFPVSIAHYYFTTDDGRKVKRYLISTRQLKPSTIVWWGKRRWQIEGWFKTVKHRFSLHRFGQSTLLGVHRWLVLCLISFVLALWGYWINGLSSQPDWGLAAQTALEFFFPTLVLSILLLDIQKQRSLANEHGIDIQVSRWNI, from the coding sequence ATGGGTAATTGGCGTATCCCTTGGAACTACCGAGTGTACAGAGGAAAAGGACATCCATCTCCCGCTGAATTAGGACGACGTCTATTGAAAAGCTTACCAAAAGAGATGAGAAAAACCTTTAAGATTATGGTTTTAGCTGACTCAGCCTTTGGTTCTGTAGCTTTCCTCACCACTGTTCGACATCTCAAACTTTATGCCATTGTAGGAGTGCCTAAAACTCGTAAGTTAGTTGATGGTAGAAGTCTAGCTCAATTACACAAAGGAGGACAACACCTTTACTTGAAAGATTTGCCCTTTCCCGTCAGTATCGCCCATTACTATTTCACAACAGATGATGGTCGTAAAGTGAAACGATACTTGATTTCTACCCGTCAACTTAAACCCAGCACTATCGTTTGGTGGGGTAAAAGACGATGGCAAATTGAAGGCTGGTTTAAAACCGTTAAACATCGATTTAGCCTTCATCGTTTTGGACAAAGCACTCTATTAGGAGTTCATCGGTGGTTAGTTCTTTGTTTAATTTCTTTCGTTTTGGCGCTTTGGGGATATTGGATAAACGGTCTGAGTTCGCAACCTGATTGGGGACTAGCTGCTCAAACAGCTTTAGAATTTTTCTTCCCTACTCTGGTGCTTTCGATTTTACTACTGGATATACAAAAGCAGCGATCGCTGGCTAATGAACACGGAATTGATATTCAGGTATCTAGGTGGAATATATAA
- a CDS encoding DUF5615 family PIN-like protein, giving the protein MKFLVDAQLPIRLAKFLQASGYNTIHTLNLPEQNYTSDNQINEISIKQERIVITKDSDFVDSFLTIQRPYKLLLITTGNIKNSFLEEIVASQLPKLVDLFEQYKYIELSREAIIVHQ; this is encoded by the coding sequence ATGAAATTTCTAGTGGACGCACAGCTACCAATTCGTTTGGCCAAATTTTTACAAGCTTCTGGTTATAATACAATACACACACTTAATTTACCTGAGCAGAACTATACCTCGGATAATCAGATAAACGAAATTTCAATTAAACAAGAGCGGATTGTTATTACCAAAGATTCAGATTTTGTCGATTCTTTTTTAACGATTCAACGACCTTATAAGCTACTTCTCATTACTACTGGAAATATCAAAAATAGTTTTCTTGAAGAGATTGTTGCTAGTCAGTTACCTAAGCTTGTTGATTTGTTCGAGCAATATAAATACATTGAATTGAGCCGAGAGGCTATTATCGTACATCAGTAG
- a CDS encoding DUF433 domain-containing protein: MNNQLLERITHHPDICHGKPCIRGLRYPVEFILELLSSGMTSEEILSDYEDLEPEDIQAVFLFAARLSQVKSIFKIVS, translated from the coding sequence ATGAACAATCAACTTTTAGAACGTATTACTCATCATCCTGATATTTGTCATGGAAAACCTTGTATTAGAGGCTTGAGATATCCAGTTGAATTTATTTTAGAATTGTTAAGCTCTGGTATGACATCAGAAGAAATCTTATCTGATTATGAGGATTTAGAACCCGAAGACATTCAGGCTGTTTTTTTGTTTGCTGCTCGTCTAAGTCAAGTTAAAAGCATTTTCAAAATCGTTTCATGA
- a CDS encoding Uma2 family endonuclease: MSKIRLKTAIVYPDGDGAPMAESDQARDHLTYSVEALQLYFQNHNNVYVSGNLFIYYERGNPSGVIAPDVFVIFGVPNHPRMSYKIWEENNHLPNFILEITSKTTQTQDLEDKPLKYARLGVQEYFQYDPTGDYLRPPLKGYSLVSGAYQEKTAASIVEQDYLLESEVLGLQLRLISSKLRFYDSKTERLLPSYQEIELARQQEQLARKQAIPRLQALGLNTKQIAMALDLSLEDINEYLNSETQD; the protein is encoded by the coding sequence ATGTCTAAAATTCGTTTAAAAACAGCGATAGTTTACCCTGATGGTGATGGTGCTCCTATGGCCGAAAGCGATCAAGCTAGAGATCATTTAACTTATAGTGTAGAAGCACTGCAACTTTATTTTCAAAATCATAACAATGTCTACGTTTCTGGCAATCTCTTCATTTACTATGAACGAGGTAACCCCTCAGGGGTAATAGCACCAGATGTATTTGTGATCTTTGGTGTACCCAATCATCCCAGAATGAGTTACAAAATTTGGGAAGAAAATAATCACCTACCTAATTTTATCTTAGAAATCACCTCCAAAACGACTCAAACTCAAGATTTAGAAGATAAACCCCTTAAATACGCTCGTCTAGGAGTGCAAGAATATTTCCAATATGACCCCACTGGAGATTATTTAAGACCTCCCCTAAAAGGTTATAGTTTAGTGAGTGGAGCCTATCAGGAAAAAACAGCCGCATCAATAGTAGAACAGGACTATCTTCTTGAATCAGAAGTTTTAGGGTTACAATTGCGCCTAATCTCTTCTAAACTTAGATTCTATGACTCCAAGACAGAACGATTGTTACCGAGTTATCAGGAGATAGAATTAGCGCGTCAACAGGAACAATTAGCTAGAAAACAGGCCATACCACGTTTACAAGCCCTAGGCTTAAATACAAAACAAATAGCTATGGCTTTGGACCTTTCTCTTGAAGATATCAACGAATATCTTAACAGTGAGACACAAGATTAA